One window of Pseudomonas urmiensis genomic DNA carries:
- the aceE gene encoding pyruvate dehydrogenase (acetyl-transferring), homodimeric type, with amino-acid sequence MQDLDPIETQEWLDALESVLDKEGEDRAHYLMTRMGELATRSGSQLPYAITTPYRNTIPVTHEARMPGDLFMERRIRSLVRWNALAMVMRTNLKDSDLGGHISSFASSATLYDIGFNYFFQAPTEEHGGDLIFFQGHASPGVYARAFMEGRISEDQMNNFRQEVDGKGLSSYPHPWLMPDFWQFPTVSMGLGPIQAIYQARFMKYLEARGYIPAGKQKVWCFMGDGECDEPESLGAISLAGREKLDNLIFVINCNLQRLDGPVRGNGKIIQELEGVFRGGGWNVNKVVWGRFWDPLLAKDVDGILQRRMDEVIDGEYQNYKAKDGAFVREHFFNTPELKAMVEDLSDEEIWKLNRGGHDPYKVYAAYHQAVNHKEQPTVILAKTIKGYGTGAGEAKNTAHNTKKVDVESLRHFRDRFDIPVKDEELENLPFFKPEEGSAEARYLAERRSALGGFVPQRREKSISIPTPPLETLKAILDGSGDREISTTMAFVRILAQLVKDKEIGQRIVPIIPDEARTFGMEGMFRQLGIYSSVGQLYEPVDKDQVMFYREDKKGQILEEGINEAGAMSSFIAAGTSYSNHNQPMLPFYIFYSMFGFQRIGDLAWAAGDSRTRGFLIGGTAGRTTLNGEGLQHEDGHSHLLAGTIPNCRTYDPTYGYELAVIIQDGMKKMTEEQQDIFYYITVMNESYQQPAMPAGVEEGIVKGMYLLEEDTKDAAHHVQLMGSGTILREVREAAKILREEFNVGADVWSVTSFNELRRDGLAVERANRLKPGQKPQQTYVEQCLNGRKGPVIASTDYMKIFAEQIRQWVPSKEFKVLGTDGFGRSDSRKKLRHFFEVDRHFVVLAALEALADRGEIEPKVVADAIVKFGIDPDKRNPLDC; translated from the coding sequence ATGCAAGACCTCGATCCAATCGAAACCCAGGAATGGCTGGATGCCCTGGAGTCGGTCCTCGACAAAGAAGGCGAAGACCGCGCTCATTACCTGATGACCCGTATGGGCGAGCTGGCCACCCGCAGTGGTTCGCAGCTGCCGTATGCCATCACCACGCCATACCGCAACACCATCCCTGTCACCCACGAAGCACGCATGCCTGGCGACCTGTTCATGGAACGCCGCATTCGCTCGTTGGTGCGTTGGAACGCCCTGGCCATGGTCATGCGTACCAACCTGAAGGATTCGGACCTGGGCGGACACATCTCGAGCTTCGCCTCCAGTGCCACCCTGTACGACATCGGCTTCAACTACTTCTTCCAGGCCCCGACCGAAGAACACGGCGGCGACCTGATCTTCTTCCAGGGCCACGCCTCGCCTGGCGTCTACGCCCGCGCCTTCATGGAAGGCCGGATCAGCGAAGACCAGATGAACAACTTCCGTCAGGAAGTCGATGGCAAGGGTCTGTCCTCGTACCCGCACCCATGGCTGATGCCTGACTTCTGGCAGTTCCCGACCGTTTCGATGGGTCTGGGTCCGATCCAGGCGATCTACCAGGCACGCTTCATGAAGTACCTCGAAGCGCGCGGCTACATCCCGGCCGGCAAGCAGAAAGTCTGGTGCTTCATGGGCGACGGCGAGTGCGACGAGCCGGAATCCTTGGGCGCGATCTCCCTGGCTGGCCGCGAGAAGCTGGACAACCTGATCTTCGTCATCAACTGCAACCTGCAGCGCCTCGACGGCCCGGTTCGCGGCAACGGCAAGATCATCCAGGAACTCGAAGGCGTGTTCCGTGGCGGTGGCTGGAACGTCAACAAAGTGGTCTGGGGCCGTTTCTGGGACCCACTGCTGGCCAAGGACGTCGACGGCATCCTGCAACGTCGCATGGACGAAGTCATCGACGGCGAGTACCAGAACTACAAGGCCAAGGACGGCGCGTTCGTCCGTGAGCACTTCTTCAACACCCCAGAACTCAAGGCCATGGTCGAAGACCTGTCCGACGAAGAGATCTGGAAGCTCAACCGTGGCGGTCACGACCCGTACAAGGTCTATGCGGCCTACCACCAGGCGGTCAACCACAAAGAGCAGCCGACTGTCATCCTGGCCAAGACCATCAAGGGTTATGGCACCGGTGCTGGCGAAGCCAAGAACACCGCGCACAACACCAAGAAGGTCGACGTCGAGAGCCTGCGTCACTTCCGCGATCGTTTCGACATCCCGGTCAAGGACGAAGAGCTGGAAAACCTGCCGTTCTTCAAGCCTGAAGAAGGCAGCGCCGAGGCCCGTTACCTGGCCGAGCGCCGCAGCGCCCTGGGTGGTTTCGTGCCACAGCGCCGCGAGAAGAGCATCAGCATCCCGACCCCGCCACTGGAAACCCTGAAGGCGATCCTGGACGGCTCGGGCGACCGCGAAATCTCCACCACCATGGCCTTCGTGCGGATTCTGGCGCAGCTGGTCAAGGACAAAGAGATCGGCCAGCGCATCGTTCCGATCATCCCGGACGAAGCCCGTACCTTCGGTATGGAAGGCATGTTCCGCCAGCTGGGCATCTACTCCTCGGTCGGCCAGCTCTACGAGCCAGTCGATAAAGACCAGGTGATGTTCTACCGCGAAGACAAGAAGGGCCAGATTCTCGAAGAGGGCATCAACGAAGCCGGCGCCATGTCGTCGTTCATTGCTGCGGGCACTTCCTATTCGAACCACAACCAGCCGATGCTGCCGTTCTACATCTTCTACTCGATGTTCGGCTTCCAGCGTATCGGTGACCTGGCCTGGGCCGCTGGCGACAGCCGCACCCGTGGCTTCCTGATCGGCGGTACCGCCGGCCGTACCACCCTCAACGGTGAAGGCCTGCAGCACGAAGACGGTCACAGCCACCTGCTCGCCGGGACCATCCCGAACTGCCGCACCTATGATCCAACCTACGGCTACGAGCTGGCGGTGATCATCCAAGACGGCATGAAGAAGATGACCGAAGAGCAACAGGACATCTTCTACTACATCACCGTGATGAACGAATCCTACCAGCAGCCAGCCATGCCGGCCGGTGTCGAGGAAGGCATCGTCAAGGGTATGTACCTGCTCGAGGAAGACACCAAGGACGCGGCCCACCACGTTCAGCTGATGGGCTCCGGCACCATCCTGCGTGAAGTCCGTGAAGCGGCGAAGATCCTGCGTGAAGAGTTCAACGTCGGCGCCGACGTGTGGAGCGTCACCAGCTTCAACGAACTGCGTCGCGACGGCCTCGCCGTAGAACGCGCCAACCGCCTCAAGCCTGGCCAGAAGCCACAGCAGACTTACGTCGAGCAGTGCCTGAACGGTCGCAAGGGTCCGGTTATCGCATCGACCGACTACATGAAGATCTTTGCCGAGCAGATCCGCCAGTGGGTGCCGAGCAAAGAGTTCAAAGTCCTGGGTACCGATGGCTTCGGTCGCAGCGACAGCCGCAAGAAGCTGCGTCACTTCTTTGAAGTCGACCGTCACTTCGTGGTGCTGGCTGCCCTGGAAGCCTTGGCTGACCGTGGCGAGATCGAACCTAAGGTGGTGGCTGACGCCATCGTCAAGTTCGGCATCGACCCGGACAAGCGCAACCCACTGGACTGCTGA
- the aceF gene encoding dihydrolipoyllysine-residue acetyltransferase — MSELIRVPDIGSGEGEIIELFVKVGDRIEADQSLLTLESDKASMEIPAPKAGVIKELKVKLGDRLKEGDELLVLEVEGAAAASEAPAAAAPAAPAAEEKPAAAPAAAPAQAAAPAAASVQDIHVPDIGSSGKAKIIEVLVKVGDSVEADQSLITLESDKASMEIPSPAAGVIEEVICKLDDEVGTGDLIFKLKVAGAAAAAPAPAPAAAAPAKADAAPAAAPAAAPAAAPAPAATAPAAGSNAKVHAGPAVRQLAREFGVDLGAVAATGPHGRILKEDVQVYVKAMMQKAKEAPAAAGATGGAGIPPIPVVDFSKFGEVEEVALTRLMQVGAANLHRSWLNVPHVTQFDSADITELEAFRVAQKAVAEKAGVKLTVLPLLLKACAHLLKELPDFNSSLAPSGKAIIRKKYVNIGFAVDTPDGLLVPVIKNVDQKSLLQLAGEAAALAEKARTKKLSADDMQGACFTISSLGHIGGTGFTPIVNAPEVAILGVSKATMQPVWDGKAFQPKLMLPLSLSYDHRVINGAAAARFTKRLSDLLADIRTMLL, encoded by the coding sequence GTGAGCGAACTCATTCGCGTACCTGACATCGGCAGCGGTGAAGGTGAAATCATCGAGCTGTTCGTCAAGGTTGGCGACCGCATCGAGGCTGACCAGAGCCTGCTGACCCTGGAGTCCGACAAGGCCTCCATGGAGATCCCTGCCCCCAAGGCAGGCGTGATCAAAGAGCTGAAGGTCAAGCTGGGCGATCGCCTGAAAGAAGGCGACGAGCTGCTGGTGCTGGAAGTCGAGGGCGCCGCTGCGGCGTCCGAGGCTCCGGCCGCAGCCGCCCCTGCTGCGCCCGCCGCCGAAGAAAAACCCGCTGCCGCCCCGGCTGCAGCACCTGCCCAGGCCGCAGCTCCAGCTGCAGCCAGCGTGCAGGACATCCACGTGCCGGACATCGGCTCGTCGGGTAAGGCCAAGATCATCGAAGTGCTGGTCAAGGTTGGCGACAGCGTCGAAGCCGACCAGTCGCTGATCACCCTGGAGTCCGACAAGGCCTCCATGGAGATCCCTTCGCCTGCCGCTGGCGTGATCGAAGAAGTGATCTGCAAGCTGGACGACGAAGTCGGCACTGGCGACCTGATCTTCAAGCTGAAAGTCGCAGGCGCGGCTGCTGCCGCACCGGCTCCAGCGCCAGCCGCTGCTGCGCCGGCCAAGGCTGACGCGGCTCCGGCCGCCGCGCCTGCCGCTGCCCCTGCCGCCGCTCCAGCACCGGCCGCCACCGCTCCAGCGGCTGGCAGCAACGCCAAGGTCCATGCCGGCCCGGCAGTGCGTCAGCTGGCCCGCGAGTTCGGCGTCGACCTGGGTGCAGTAGCAGCCACCGGTCCGCACGGTCGCATCCTCAAGGAAGACGTGCAGGTCTACGTCAAGGCCATGATGCAGAAGGCCAAGGAAGCACCGGCAGCAGCGGGTGCAACCGGTGGCGCAGGCATCCCGCCGATCCCGGTGGTGGACTTCAGCAAGTTCGGTGAAGTCGAAGAAGTCGCCCTGACCCGCCTGATGCAGGTCGGTGCCGCCAACCTGCACCGCAGCTGGCTGAACGTGCCGCACGTGACCCAGTTCGACTCCGCCGACATCACCGAGCTGGAAGCCTTCCGCGTTGCCCAGAAAGCGGTGGCCGAGAAGGCGGGCGTCAAGCTGACCGTGCTGCCACTGCTGCTCAAGGCCTGTGCCCACCTGCTCAAGGAACTGCCGGACTTCAACAGCTCGCTGGCACCAAGCGGCAAGGCGATCATCCGCAAGAAATACGTGAACATCGGCTTTGCCGTGGACACCCCGGATGGTCTGCTGGTCCCGGTGATCAAGAACGTCGATCAGAAGAGCCTGCTGCAACTGGCTGGCGAAGCCGCGGCGCTGGCCGAAAAAGCCCGCACCAAGAAGCTGTCGGCCGACGACATGCAAGGCGCTTGCTTCACCATCTCCAGCCTCGGCCACATTGGCGGCACCGGCTTCACGCCGATCGTCAACGCGCCTGAGGTGGCGATCCTCGGTGTATCCAAGGCCACCATGCAGCCGGTCTGGGATGGCAAAGCCTTCCAGCCCAAGCTGATGCTGCCGCTGTCGCTGTCGTACGATCACCGTGTGATCAACGGCGCCGCAGCTGCGCGCTTCACCAAGCGCCTGAGCGACCTGCTGGCGGACATCCGCACCATGCTGCTGTAA
- a CDS encoding putative bifunctional diguanylate cyclase/phosphodiesterase: MKSQPDAASRVAAEVVTQLPVPSRLGMLRFERLNEANWAMLYLDPACDRQFGLPAADLCALIGSPYASLMEPEARYRLHDEIQLQLTRRGHYRVRYTLHASPEPLRLLEVGEAYKQHGRQLLRGYLTVLDDAAEDAPDLAASDLETRNNRLQIALQLNQRAQQEQLEHLERVRAQQDLILRLARQRYSADNSLLEAAELITQSACEIYKVDCASIWYLDDQRLEPISAWYRLEQQHRLPEPIDASRFPDYLDALHASRAIDAHNASHDPRTRDMAETLYPSANNAMLDASIRVDGQVVGVLCLEQTGTPRAWQSDEIAFAGELADQFAQVITNHNRRTAASALHLFQRAVEQSASAFLLVNRDGVVEYVNPSFTAITQYSTDEVQGHRLSELPALENLSELLFDSPSSLAMGNSWQGEFKSRRKNLEPYWGQLSISKVYGDNRELTHYIGIYEDITQSKLAQQRIERLAYTDNLTNLGNRPAFIRNLDERFARDQETSICLLLVDIDNFKRINDSLGHQTGDKLLVSLARRLRNSLHAGGILARFASNEFAVLLDDIGLEDGQAVAQQLLRTLDKPMFVDNQLINVTASVGLACAPLHGSDPQTLMKNAGLALHKAKANGKHQVQVFTEVLNAEASYKLFVENNLRRALTQNELEVFYQPKLCLRSGRLLGLEALLRWNHPERGMIRPDQFISVAEETGLIIPIGKWVVRQSCRMSQQLRDAGMGNLHVAINLSPKQFSDPELVSSIGNIIKEEALPPHLLELELTEGLLLEATEDTHRQLDELKALGLTLAMDDFGTGYSSLSYLKKFPIDIIKIDRSFINEIPDNQDDMEITSAVVAMAHNLKLKVVAEGIETAEQLAFLRRHRCDVGQGYLFDRPIPGRELVDKLKRYPRGPMA, translated from the coding sequence ATGAAAAGCCAACCCGATGCCGCCAGCCGTGTGGCGGCCGAGGTCGTCACGCAGCTCCCCGTGCCCTCGCGGCTCGGCATGCTGCGTTTCGAAAGGCTCAACGAAGCCAATTGGGCCATGCTGTACCTCGACCCCGCCTGCGACCGTCAGTTCGGCCTGCCTGCCGCCGACCTCTGCGCCTTGATCGGCTCGCCCTATGCCAGCCTGATGGAGCCAGAAGCGCGCTACCGGTTGCACGACGAGATCCAGCTGCAGTTGACCCGGCGCGGCCACTACCGGGTGCGCTACACCCTGCACGCCAGCCCCGAGCCACTGCGCCTGCTGGAAGTCGGCGAAGCCTACAAGCAGCATGGCCGGCAACTGCTGCGCGGCTACCTGACTGTGCTCGACGACGCTGCAGAAGACGCACCGGACCTCGCCGCCAGCGACCTGGAAACGCGTAACAACCGTCTGCAAATCGCCCTGCAACTCAACCAGCGCGCCCAGCAGGAGCAGCTCGAACACCTGGAGCGGGTACGCGCACAGCAGGACCTGATCCTGCGCCTGGCACGCCAGCGCTACAGCGCCGACAACTCGTTGCTCGAAGCTGCCGAGCTGATCACCCAGAGCGCCTGCGAAATCTACAAGGTCGACTGCGCCAGCATCTGGTACCTCGATGACCAGCGCCTGGAGCCGATCAGCGCCTGGTATCGCCTGGAGCAGCAGCACCGATTGCCCGAGCCCATCGACGCCAGCCGCTTCCCCGATTACCTCGACGCCCTGCACGCCAGCCGCGCCATCGACGCACACAATGCCAGCCACGACCCGCGCACCCGCGACATGGCCGAGACCCTCTACCCCAGCGCCAACAACGCCATGCTCGATGCCAGCATCCGCGTCGATGGCCAGGTGGTCGGCGTGTTGTGCCTGGAGCAAACCGGCACGCCGCGGGCCTGGCAGTCCGATGAAATCGCCTTTGCCGGCGAGTTGGCCGACCAGTTCGCCCAGGTCATCACCAACCACAACCGGCGCACCGCCGCCAGCGCCCTGCACCTGTTCCAGCGTGCGGTGGAACAGAGCGCCAGCGCATTCTTGCTGGTCAACCGTGACGGCGTGGTGGAGTACGTCAACCCGAGCTTCACCGCCATTACCCAATACAGCACCGATGAGGTCCAAGGCCACCGCCTGTCGGAATTGCCCGCCCTGGAAAACCTCAGTGAACTGTTGTTCGACTCGCCTTCGAGCCTGGCCATGGGCAACAGCTGGCAAGGCGAGTTCAAGAGCCGGCGCAAGAACCTTGAGCCCTACTGGGGCCAGCTGTCGATTTCCAAGGTGTATGGCGACAACCGCGAGTTGACTCATTACATCGGCATCTACGAAGACATCACCCAGAGCAAGCTGGCCCAGCAGCGCATCGAGCGCCTGGCCTATACCGACAACCTGACCAACCTGGGCAACCGCCCGGCGTTCATCCGCAACCTCGACGAACGTTTCGCGCGCGACCAAGAAACCTCGATCTGCCTGCTGCTGGTCGACATCGACAACTTCAAGCGGATCAACGACAGCCTCGGCCACCAGACCGGTGACAAGCTGCTGGTCAGCCTCGCCCGACGCTTGCGCAATAGCCTGCACGCTGGCGGCATCCTGGCGCGCTTTGCCAGTAACGAATTCGCCGTGCTGCTCGATGATATCGGCCTGGAAGACGGCCAGGCGGTGGCGCAACAGCTGTTGCGTACTCTCGATAAACCGATGTTCGTCGACAATCAGCTGATCAACGTCACCGCCTCGGTAGGCCTGGCCTGCGCGCCGCTGCATGGCAGCGACCCGCAAACACTGATGAAAAACGCCGGGCTTGCCCTGCATAAGGCCAAGGCTAACGGCAAGCACCAGGTCCAGGTGTTCACCGAGGTGCTCAACGCCGAGGCCAGCTATAAGCTGTTCGTCGAGAACAACCTGCGGCGCGCCCTGACCCAGAATGAGCTGGAAGTGTTCTACCAGCCCAAGCTGTGCCTGCGCAGCGGGCGTTTGCTGGGCCTGGAAGCGCTGCTGCGCTGGAACCACCCAGAGCGCGGCATGATTCGCCCCGACCAGTTCATCAGCGTGGCTGAGGAAACCGGCTTGATCATTCCGATCGGCAAGTGGGTGGTGCGCCAGTCCTGCCGGATGAGCCAGCAACTGCGCGACGCGGGCATGGGCAACCTGCATGTGGCGATCAACCTCTCGCCCAAGCAGTTTTCCGACCCTGAGCTGGTCAGCTCGATTGGCAACATCATCAAGGAAGAGGCCCTGCCGCCGCACCTGCTGGAGCTGGAGCTGACCGAAGGCCTGCTGCTGGAAGCCACCGAGGACACCCACCGCCAGCTCGACGAACTCAAGGCGCTGGGCCTGACCCTGGCGATGGACGACTTCGGCACCGGTTACTCGTCGCTGAGTTACCTGAAGAAGTTTCCCATCGACATCATCAAGATCGACCGCAGCTTCATCAACGAGATCCCCGACAACCAGGACGACATGGAGATCACCTCAGCGGTGGTGGCCATGGCCCACAACCTCAAGTTGAAGGTGGTTGCCGAGGGCATCGAGACCGCCGAACAGCTGGCGTTCCTGCGTCGCCACCGCTGCGACGTCGGTCAGGGCTACCTGTTCGACCGGCCAATCCCAGGGCGTGAGCTGGTCGATAAACTCAAGCGCTATCCGCGCGGACCGATGGCCTGA
- the msrA gene encoding peptide-methionine (S)-S-oxide reductase MsrA, translating into MVLRSEILVNKNVLPTAEQALPGRETPMTLPEKHFVFEDTPLLGPFFDDVDFAIFGLGCFWGAERRFWQREGVVSTVVGYAGGFTPHPTYEEVCSGLTGHTEVVLVVFDKAKVSYGELLAMFWELHNPTQGMRQGNDIGTQYRSAIFCTSPEQLDQAQASKAAYQAELDKAGFGPITTEIAQAPTVYFAEAYHQQYLAKNPDGYCGIGGTGVCLPPSLQGN; encoded by the coding sequence ATGGTCCTGCGTTCGGAAATCCTGGTGAACAAAAACGTCCTGCCCACCGCTGAACAGGCCCTGCCTGGCCGCGAAACGCCGATGACCTTGCCGGAGAAGCACTTCGTCTTCGAAGACACGCCCCTGTTGGGCCCGTTCTTCGACGACGTCGACTTCGCCATCTTTGGCCTGGGCTGCTTCTGGGGCGCCGAGCGCCGCTTCTGGCAGCGTGAAGGTGTGGTCAGCACCGTGGTCGGTTATGCCGGTGGCTTCACCCCGCACCCGACTTACGAAGAAGTCTGCTCGGGCCTGACCGGCCACACCGAAGTGGTGCTGGTGGTGTTCGACAAGGCCAAGGTCAGCTACGGCGAACTGCTGGCGATGTTCTGGGAGCTACACAACCCCACCCAAGGTATGCGCCAGGGCAACGACATCGGCACCCAATACCGCTCGGCGATCTTCTGCACCAGCCCTGAGCAGCTGGATCAGGCCCAGGCCAGCAAAGCGGCCTACCAGGCCGAGCTGGACAAGGCCGGTTTCGGCCCGATCACCACCGAGATCGCCCAGGCGCCTACCGTGTACTTCGCCGAGGCCTATCACCAGCAGTACCTCGCCAAGAACCCCGACGGCTACTGCGGCATCGGCGGTACCGGTGTGTGCCTGCCCCCTAGCCTGCAAGGCAACTGA
- a CDS encoding glutathione S-transferase: MATMTLFHSPLSPFVRKVMVVLHETGQLDRVQLQAVNVSPVAGDEQLNQGNPIGKIPALRLEDGGVLHDSRVICEYLDTQHVGIPLIPREGSARWRRLTLASQADAIMDAAVSLRYETFLRPAEKRWDGWVEAQSQKIRRSLTNLEREHLAELVSGFDIVAIGVACALGYLDLRQPDFGWREQQPGLAAWYAEVALRPSMVATAPVA; encoded by the coding sequence ATGGCGACGATGACCCTGTTCCACTCACCGCTGTCGCCGTTCGTGCGCAAGGTGATGGTAGTGCTGCATGAAACCGGGCAGTTGGATCGGGTGCAACTGCAAGCGGTCAACGTCAGCCCGGTGGCCGGCGACGAGCAGCTCAACCAAGGCAACCCGATTGGCAAGATCCCGGCATTGCGCCTGGAAGATGGCGGCGTGCTGCATGACAGCCGGGTGATCTGCGAGTACCTCGACACGCAGCATGTGGGCATTCCATTGATCCCCCGTGAGGGCTCGGCGCGCTGGCGGCGGCTGACGCTGGCCTCCCAGGCTGATGCGATCATGGATGCGGCTGTTTCGCTGCGTTACGAGACGTTCCTGCGCCCGGCAGAAAAACGCTGGGACGGCTGGGTCGAGGCGCAGTCGCAGAAGATCCGCCGGAGCCTGACGAACCTTGAGCGCGAGCATCTGGCGGAGCTGGTTTCAGGCTTCGATATCGTTGCCATTGGTGTGGCTTGTGCGTTGGGCTATCTGGACCTGCGCCAGCCCGATTTTGGCTGGCGCGAGCAGCAACCGGGGTTGGCTGCCTGGTATGCCGAGGTGGCTTTGCGTCCTTCGATGGTCGCCACCGCGCCTGTGGCCTGA
- the creD gene encoding cell envelope integrity protein CreD, which translates to MNKTLSFKLGMIALLMLLLLIPLLMIGGLIEERQILRDSVLADIAQSSSFEQQISGPLLVVPYRKYERRWIDKDGHSVQETTTVNGHLYFLPETFDAEIGIDTELRSRGIYQARLFHAKSQISGRFKLPERWGIDKDYEDYRFDKPFLAVGISDIRGIESNLELTLDDQRLPFEAGTGLDWMRGGVHVALPGLDGQSAREFSYAFDLALQGTGQLHVLPIGRTSSVDMHANWPHPSFVGSYLPSRREINAEGFKAHWQTSFFATNLEDALRQCATVAQCADYKERTFGVSFVDPVDQYLKSERAIKYALLFIALTFAGFFLFEVLKNLSVHPVQYVLVGVALAFFYLLLLSLSEHLGFGPAYGLSASACVLLIGFYLSHVLHSLWRGVGFAAGLAVLYAMLFGLLSAEDYALLMGSLLCFGLLGVFMVLTRRLDWSRVGRSA; encoded by the coding sequence ATGAACAAAACCCTGAGTTTCAAGCTCGGCATGATCGCCTTGCTGATGTTGCTGCTGTTGATCCCGCTGCTGATGATCGGCGGCCTGATCGAGGAGCGGCAGATCCTGCGTGACAGCGTGCTGGCAGATATCGCCCAGAGCTCAAGCTTCGAGCAGCAGATATCTGGCCCCTTGCTGGTGGTGCCTTACCGCAAGTACGAGCGGCGCTGGATCGACAAGGACGGCCACAGCGTGCAGGAGACCACCACCGTCAACGGTCACCTGTACTTCTTGCCGGAAACCTTCGACGCCGAGATTGGCATCGACACCGAGCTGCGCTCGCGGGGCATTTATCAGGCGCGCTTGTTCCACGCCAAAAGCCAGATCTCCGGGCGCTTCAAGCTGCCAGAGCGTTGGGGCATCGACAAAGACTACGAAGACTACCGCTTCGACAAACCCTTCCTGGCTGTTGGCATCAGCGATATCCGCGGCATCGAGAGCAACCTGGAGCTGACCCTGGATGACCAGCGCTTGCCGTTCGAGGCTGGTACAGGGCTGGACTGGATGCGCGGCGGGGTACACGTCGCCCTGCCTGGGCTGGATGGGCAGAGCGCTCGCGAGTTCAGCTACGCCTTCGACCTCGCGCTGCAGGGCACTGGCCAACTGCATGTGCTGCCGATTGGCCGTACCAGCAGTGTCGACATGCACGCCAACTGGCCGCACCCAAGCTTCGTCGGCAGCTACCTGCCGAGCCGCCGCGAGATCAACGCCGAGGGCTTCAAGGCGCACTGGCAGACCTCGTTCTTCGCCACCAACCTGGAGGATGCCCTGCGCCAGTGCGCCACGGTTGCCCAGTGCGCGGACTACAAGGAGCGGACCTTCGGCGTGAGCTTTGTCGACCCGGTTGACCAGTACCTCAAGAGCGAACGGGCGATCAAATATGCGCTGTTGTTCATTGCCCTGACCTTCGCCGGCTTCTTCCTGTTCGAAGTGCTGAAGAATCTCAGCGTGCATCCGGTGCAGTACGTGTTGGTCGGCGTGGCCTTGGCGTTCTTCTACCTGCTGCTGTTGTCGCTGTCCGAGCATCTTGGTTTTGGCCCGGCGTATGGCTTGTCTGCTTCGGCGTGTGTGCTGCTGATCGGTTTTTACCTGAGCCATGTGCTGCACAGCCTGTGGCGTGGGGTCGGCTTTGCGGCCGGGCTGGCGGTGCTGTATGCGATGTTGTTTGGGCTGCTTAGCGCCGAAGACTATGCGCTGCTGATGGGCTCGTTGCTGTGCTTTGGCTTGCTGGGTGTGTTCATGGTGCTGACCCGCCGGCTGGACTGGTCGCGGGTGGGGAGGTCGGCATGA